One Brassica napus cultivar Da-Ae chromosome C4, Da-Ae, whole genome shotgun sequence genomic region harbors:
- the LOC106432233 gene encoding callose synthase 2 isoform X1 — protein sequence MSQAAGKLGMVTLDSEVVPSSLVEITPILRVANEVEASNPRVAYLCRFYAFEKASKLDPTSSGRGVRQFKTALLRRLEHVSSFHLLYCWLAHKILLAWRLCVSVLYYLELVQEDETTLAGRQQISDAREMESFYQHYYKKYIQPLLNAADKDDRAQLTKEYQTSSVLFEVLKAVNQTEDVEVPDEVLEAHTKVEEKIQIHVPYNNLPHDPDSQNLAITRFPKIQATVTALCNTRGLPWPAGHKMKLDEDMLDWLQTMFGFQKDNVANQRENLILLLANVHIRQFPRPEQQPKLDIDRAVTIVMKKLFKNYKKWCKYLGRKSSLWMPVIQHEVQQRKLLYICLYLLILGEAANLRFMPACLCYIYHHMAFELYGILAGSVSPMTGERVKPAYGGEDEAFLQKVVTPIDKTVAKEAKRSRGGKLNHPERRHYDDFNEYFWSVRCFQLGWPMRDDADLFCQTAEELRKSYRCFSAFALRRLFSIQRCRRNDDVNDTFDKILKML from the exons ATGTCTCAAGCTGCTGGCAAACTTGGAATGGTTACTCTGGACAGTGAAGTGGTGCCATCGTCACTCGTGGAGATTACTCCGATCCTCCGTGTAGCCAATGAAGTAGAAGCTAGTAACCCTCGCGTTGCTTACTTAT GTCGGTTTTATGCGTTTGAGAAGGCAAGCAAGCTTGATCCAACGTCAAGTGGTCGTGGTGTTCGCCAGTTCAAGACTGCGCTTCTCCGGCGCTTAGAACACGTATCATCATTTCATTTACTTTACTGTTGGCTTGCACATAAAATTCTTCTTGCATGGAGATTATGTGTCAGTGTACTTTATTATCTTGAACTTGTGCAGGAGGATGAAACAACACTTGCAGGAAGACAGCAGATAAGTGACGCACGCGAGATGGAAAGTTTCTATCAACACTACTACAAGAAATACATCCAGCCTTTGCTCAACGCTGCTGACAAAGACGACCG TGCTCAACTTACAAAGGAATATCAAACTTCTTCTGTTCTTTTTGAAGTCTTGAAGGCTGTTAATCAGACTGAAGATGTGGAAGTGCCTGATGAG GTTCTAGAAGCCCACACAAAGGTTGAAGAAAAAATCCAAATCCACGTGCCTTACAACAATCTTCCCCATGACCCTGATAGTCAAAATCTGGCTATAACGAGATTTCCTAAG ATACAAGCCACAGTTACCGCACTTTGTAACACTAGGGGTCTACCATGGCCAGCAGGCCACAAGATGAAACTCGATGAAGATATGCTAGACTGGCTTCAAACCATGTTTGGTTTTCAG AAAGATAATGTTGCTAATCAAAGAGAGAACTTGATTTTGTTACTTGCTAATGTACACATTCGACAGTTTCCGAGACCTGAACAACAACCAAAG TTGGATATTGATCGCGCAGTGACTATAGTGATGAAGAAACTTTTCAAGAACTACAAAAAGTGGTGCAAGTATTTGGGTCGGAAAAGCAGCCTCTG GATGCCGGTGATTCAACATGAGGTTCAGCAGCGGAAACTGCTATATATATGTCTCTATCTTTTAATTTTGGGAGAGGCTGCAAACCTAAGATTCATGCCAGCGTGCCTTTGCTATATATATCACCAT ATGGCTTTTGAGTTGTACGGGATATTGGCTGGGAGTGTTAGTCCAATGACAGGGGAGCGAGTAAAACCGGCATATGGTGGTGAAGATGAAGCTTTTCTGCAGAAAGTAGTGACTCCTATAGACAAGACAGTAGCTAAG GAAGCAAAGAGAAGTAGAGGAGGAAAGTTGAATCATCCTGAGAGGAGACACTATGACGACTTTAATGAGTATTTTTG GTCAGTTCGGTGCTTTCAGCTAGGGTGGCCTATGCGAGATGATGCTGATTTATTTTGTCAGACAGCTGAGGAACTTCGAAAAAGTTATAGATGCTTCTCTGCTTTTGCTCTTCGCCGTCTATTTTCCATCCAGCGATGCAGGAGGAATGATGACGTCAATGACACAtttgataaaatattgaaaatgttGTAA
- the LOC106432233 gene encoding callose synthase 2 isoform X2 has protein sequence MSQAAGKLGMVTLDSEVVPSSLVEITPILRVANEVEASNPRVAYLCRFYAFEKASKLDPTSSGRGVRQFKTALLRRLEHEDETTLAGRQQISDAREMESFYQHYYKKYIQPLLNAADKDDRAQLTKEYQTSSVLFEVLKAVNQTEDVEVPDEVLEAHTKVEEKIQIHVPYNNLPHDPDSQNLAITRFPKIQATVTALCNTRGLPWPAGHKMKLDEDMLDWLQTMFGFQKDNVANQRENLILLLANVHIRQFPRPEQQPKLDIDRAVTIVMKKLFKNYKKWCKYLGRKSSLWMPVIQHEVQQRKLLYICLYLLILGEAANLRFMPACLCYIYHHMAFELYGILAGSVSPMTGERVKPAYGGEDEAFLQKVVTPIDKTVAKEAKRSRGGKLNHPERRHYDDFNEYFWSVRCFQLGWPMRDDADLFCQTAEELRKSYRCFSAFALRRLFSIQRCRRNDDVNDTFDKILKML, from the exons ATGTCTCAAGCTGCTGGCAAACTTGGAATGGTTACTCTGGACAGTGAAGTGGTGCCATCGTCACTCGTGGAGATTACTCCGATCCTCCGTGTAGCCAATGAAGTAGAAGCTAGTAACCCTCGCGTTGCTTACTTAT GTCGGTTTTATGCGTTTGAGAAGGCAAGCAAGCTTGATCCAACGTCAAGTGGTCGTGGTGTTCGCCAGTTCAAGACTGCGCTTCTCCGGCGCTTAGAACAC GAGGATGAAACAACACTTGCAGGAAGACAGCAGATAAGTGACGCACGCGAGATGGAAAGTTTCTATCAACACTACTACAAGAAATACATCCAGCCTTTGCTCAACGCTGCTGACAAAGACGACCG TGCTCAACTTACAAAGGAATATCAAACTTCTTCTGTTCTTTTTGAAGTCTTGAAGGCTGTTAATCAGACTGAAGATGTGGAAGTGCCTGATGAG GTTCTAGAAGCCCACACAAAGGTTGAAGAAAAAATCCAAATCCACGTGCCTTACAACAATCTTCCCCATGACCCTGATAGTCAAAATCTGGCTATAACGAGATTTCCTAAG ATACAAGCCACAGTTACCGCACTTTGTAACACTAGGGGTCTACCATGGCCAGCAGGCCACAAGATGAAACTCGATGAAGATATGCTAGACTGGCTTCAAACCATGTTTGGTTTTCAG AAAGATAATGTTGCTAATCAAAGAGAGAACTTGATTTTGTTACTTGCTAATGTACACATTCGACAGTTTCCGAGACCTGAACAACAACCAAAG TTGGATATTGATCGCGCAGTGACTATAGTGATGAAGAAACTTTTCAAGAACTACAAAAAGTGGTGCAAGTATTTGGGTCGGAAAAGCAGCCTCTG GATGCCGGTGATTCAACATGAGGTTCAGCAGCGGAAACTGCTATATATATGTCTCTATCTTTTAATTTTGGGAGAGGCTGCAAACCTAAGATTCATGCCAGCGTGCCTTTGCTATATATATCACCAT ATGGCTTTTGAGTTGTACGGGATATTGGCTGGGAGTGTTAGTCCAATGACAGGGGAGCGAGTAAAACCGGCATATGGTGGTGAAGATGAAGCTTTTCTGCAGAAAGTAGTGACTCCTATAGACAAGACAGTAGCTAAG GAAGCAAAGAGAAGTAGAGGAGGAAAGTTGAATCATCCTGAGAGGAGACACTATGACGACTTTAATGAGTATTTTTG GTCAGTTCGGTGCTTTCAGCTAGGGTGGCCTATGCGAGATGATGCTGATTTATTTTGTCAGACAGCTGAGGAACTTCGAAAAAGTTATAGATGCTTCTCTGCTTTTGCTCTTCGCCGTCTATTTTCCATCCAGCGATGCAGGAGGAATGATGACGTCAATGACACAtttgataaaatattgaaaatgttGTAA